One window of the Terriglobales bacterium genome contains the following:
- a CDS encoding arsenate reductase ArsC, with protein sequence MKTRVLFLCTGNSCRSQMAQGFLRAYASERFEAHSAGTNPSGINPLAVQVMNEVGIDISGQRSKHVAEYQGQDVSLVVTVCNNAKEQCPIFPGRCLREHWPFEDPAEAAGSLEHRLNVFRRVRDEIDVRVRAFVAQSPKM encoded by the coding sequence ATGAAAACCAGAGTATTGTTTCTGTGTACCGGAAACTCTTGTCGCAGCCAGATGGCCCAGGGCTTTCTCCGTGCCTACGCTTCTGAAAGGTTTGAAGCGCATAGTGCCGGAACGAATCCTTCGGGAATCAACCCGCTGGCAGTGCAAGTGATGAACGAAGTCGGCATCGACATCTCTGGGCAGCGGTCGAAGCACGTCGCCGAGTATCAGGGGCAGGATGTCTCGCTTGTTGTCACCGTCTGCAATAACGCAAAAGAGCAATGTCCCATCTTCCCGGGGCGCTGCCTAAGAGAGCATTGGCCATTCGAAGATCCGGCCGAAGCTGCCGGCAGCCTTGAGCACCGGCTAAACGTGTTCCGGAGGGTTCGCGATGAAATCGACGTCCGTGTCCGAGCTTTCGTCGCACAAAGCCCGAAAATGTAG
- a CDS encoding SRPBCC domain-containing protein, translating into MVTIHHQLLIDAPVSRIYDAIATADGISTWWDRQTPRHTDSGLVLEHNPGAEHGIVQLRVVDLIPNARIEWECISTHPAPSPASVWTGTHFIFELAPAAGQTKLDFRQTGYDESSRFFASNRDAWRAVLENLKRVVESLSRCR; encoded by the coding sequence ATGGTCACCATTCATCACCAACTGCTCATCGACGCGCCGGTATCCCGCATTTACGACGCGATCGCGACTGCGGACGGAATCTCCACCTGGTGGGACAGGCAAACACCGCGTCACACCGACAGCGGTCTCGTGCTGGAACACAATCCCGGTGCCGAACACGGCATCGTGCAACTCAGGGTCGTAGACCTCATCCCGAACGCTCGCATCGAGTGGGAGTGCATCAGTACACATCCGGCGCCTAGTCCCGCGTCGGTGTGGACGGGAACGCACTTCATTTTTGAGCTTGCGCCCGCTGCCGGGCAGACAAAGCTCGACTTTCGACAAACGGGATACGACGAGAGTAGCCGATTCTTCGCCTCGAATCGCGATGCATGGCGAGCCGTGCTCGAGAATTTGAAGCGTGTGGTCGAATCACTATCCCGGTGCCGGTGA
- a CDS encoding aldo/keto reductase produces MQYTILGNTGLTVSRLGFGAMTFTSGNRDIASIYKVGAELADELVGMALDAGINFFDTADAYANGESESLLGAALKKKRDQVVIATKVGFRTGIPLIQSGLSRRHILWSVDRSLQRLGTDWIDIYIAHREDPFTPIEETLAALDAVVRQGKVRYLGFSNWSAWKAAAALEIQKAHGLAPFTHGQMYYSLLGRDVERDVIPMMRRYGLGLTVWSPLASGFLSGKYTPETLADPNHRYSGFDILPFDKEHGFKVVEQLRKIADRHQASVAQVAIAWLLARNMVTSVMLGATKQHQLADNLKALEVRLSDAEMAELDAVTALAPVYPNWFIRNLTDQPMMEALDSSGERRQTGS; encoded by the coding sequence GTGCAGTACACAATTCTGGGTAATACCGGGCTTACGGTTTCGCGCCTTGGTTTCGGGGCGATGACGTTCACCAGCGGCAACCGAGATATAGCGTCGATTTACAAGGTTGGAGCGGAGTTGGCCGACGAGCTCGTCGGGATGGCACTTGATGCGGGCATTAACTTCTTCGATACTGCCGACGCCTACGCAAATGGCGAATCCGAATCGCTGCTTGGTGCTGCCCTCAAGAAAAAGCGCGATCAGGTTGTAATAGCAACGAAAGTTGGATTTCGCACCGGCATCCCACTGATCCAATCCGGACTGTCACGTCGACACATCCTCTGGTCTGTGGACCGTAGTCTGCAGCGACTCGGTACCGACTGGATCGACATCTACATTGCCCACCGCGAGGATCCGTTCACGCCGATCGAGGAAACTCTTGCGGCGTTGGATGCGGTGGTTCGGCAAGGTAAGGTCCGCTATCTGGGCTTCTCCAACTGGTCGGCCTGGAAGGCCGCGGCCGCACTCGAAATCCAGAAGGCGCACGGGCTTGCGCCGTTCACGCACGGACAGATGTACTATTCGCTCCTGGGTCGCGATGTAGAGCGCGACGTGATCCCGATGATGCGGCGTTACGGCCTGGGCCTGACTGTCTGGAGTCCGCTCGCTTCCGGATTTCTGAGCGGCAAGTACACCCCTGAAACCTTGGCCGATCCGAACCATCGCTATTCGGGCTTCGATATTCTGCCATTCGACAAGGAGCACGGATTCAAAGTTGTGGAGCAGCTGCGAAAGATCGCCGACAGGCATCAGGCCAGTGTCGCACAGGTTGCAATCGCGTGGCTCCTAGCCCGCAATATGGTTACGAGCGTGATGCTTGGAGCAACCAAGCAGCACCAACTTGCCGACAACCTGAAAGCTCTCGAAGTGAGGCTCTCCGACGCGGAAATGGCGGAACTCGACGCCGTCACCGCGCTTGCACCGGTCTATCCGAACTGGTTCATTCGGAACCTGACCGATCAGCCAATGATGGAAGCGCTCGACAGCTCGGGCGAACGACGACAAACTGGGTCGTAG
- a CDS encoding nuclear transport factor 2 family protein: MSQKEAARAFLTMVANRNIREAYDNFISPRFIHHNQFCKGDRQSLMAAVEQAAKKNPNKKLEVRRVFEGGDTVITLSHVTQNHDDPGAAVVHIFRFEENHVAELWDLGQQILKDSPNENGVF, translated from the coding sequence ATGTCCCAAAAAGAAGCTGCCAGGGCGTTTCTAACAATGGTTGCCAATCGCAACATCAGAGAAGCCTACGATAATTTCATTTCGCCCAGATTCATTCACCACAATCAATTCTGCAAAGGGGATCGTCAGAGTCTCATGGCAGCGGTGGAACAGGCTGCAAAAAAGAACCCGAACAAGAAGCTTGAGGTCAGGAGGGTCTTTGAAGGCGGGGATACGGTGATTACTTTATCCCACGTCACACAAAATCATGACGACCCTGGCGCCGCCGTTGTCCATATTTTTCGTTTCGAAGAGAACCACGTCGCCGAACTTTGGGACTTGGGACAGCAGATCCTAAAGGACTCTCCCAACGAGAACGGAGTTTTCTGA
- a CDS encoding aminotransferase class V-fold PLP-dependent enzyme has protein sequence MQLREHAVSSAESAKAFFHIPDDVTYLNCANMAPQLRSVTEAGMEAMHAQQAPWALAPAQWFSGAERLRTLAARVLGTEADGVALVPAVSYGIAIAAANLPVSSGQKIILLDQEFPSNVYAWRELASRKRARVIHVRRHSGTSWTDALEEAIDRKTAIVAIPQCHWMDGSKIDLERVGKRVRTVGAGLVIDASQSLGAQRLDLNRVQPDFLVAVGYKWLLGPYGLGYLYAAPQWRESGTPLEQSWLARSGSEDFSALATYTDEYRPGARRFDMGEFPQFLLIPMAVAALQQILNWGVARVADSLAPLTNWLAGSASEDGLSVLPPDQRSTHMIGMRYPNQMPSGLIDQLKEQKIFVSIRGDSIRVAPHLYNDIPDLEKLFAILQRLHSGRRENK, from the coding sequence ATGCAGTTGCGTGAGCACGCCGTCAGCAGCGCCGAGAGCGCGAAGGCGTTCTTCCATATTCCGGATGACGTGACGTATTTGAATTGCGCAAATATGGCTCCGCAACTGCGCTCGGTGACCGAAGCGGGTATGGAGGCAATGCACGCCCAACAGGCTCCCTGGGCACTCGCACCTGCACAATGGTTTTCTGGTGCCGAACGACTGCGGACGCTGGCAGCCCGGGTGCTTGGAACCGAAGCCGACGGGGTCGCATTGGTGCCCGCGGTTAGTTATGGGATCGCGATCGCCGCAGCAAATCTGCCCGTCTCATCAGGGCAAAAGATCATCTTGCTCGATCAGGAATTTCCTTCGAATGTCTATGCCTGGCGAGAATTAGCCAGCCGGAAGAGGGCGCGCGTCATTCATGTAAGGCGCCACTCCGGGACCAGTTGGACCGACGCGCTGGAGGAAGCCATTGATCGAAAGACGGCCATCGTCGCCATTCCGCAGTGTCACTGGATGGACGGAAGCAAGATCGATCTGGAGCGTGTGGGCAAACGCGTGCGGACTGTCGGCGCCGGACTGGTTATCGATGCGAGCCAATCCCTCGGGGCGCAGCGACTCGATTTAAATCGGGTGCAACCAGATTTCCTGGTGGCAGTGGGATACAAATGGCTGCTGGGCCCCTATGGTCTGGGGTACCTGTACGCCGCTCCCCAGTGGCGCGAATCGGGCACACCCTTAGAACAGTCCTGGCTAGCGCGCTCTGGAAGCGAAGACTTCAGCGCCTTGGCCACGTACACGGACGAATATCGTCCGGGTGCTCGCCGCTTCGACATGGGGGAGTTCCCGCAGTTCCTGCTCATACCGATGGCGGTCGCGGCACTGCAACAGATCCTCAATTGGGGAGTGGCACGCGTCGCGGACTCACTCGCCCCGCTGACCAACTGGCTCGCGGGATCGGCCAGCGAGGATGGCCTTTCGGTTCTTCCACCCGATCAACGATCCACCCACATGATCGGCATGCGCTATCCGAACCAGATGCCATCTGGGCTTATTGACCAACTCAAAGAGCAAAAGATCTTTGTCAGCATTCGCGGCGATTCCATCCGAGTCGCCCCGCACTTATATAACGACATTCCTGACCTGGAGAAACTGTTCGCGATTCTACAGCGCCTCCATTCTGGTCGGCGCGAAAACAAATGA
- a CDS encoding DinB family protein, translating into MIELMPWTQREFTFDQPAEVFPAILERLRGTPVRAADLALGTPEEVLGQRVNERWSVKDHLGHIADLAVLDEQRLCEYLSRVPVLSPADLGNGITESGNHRETPIQEVLRSMREGRNRLVEKLEQLTTEDVATSAMHPRLQKPMRLVDWVHFVAEHDDHHLAKARRMIRKTGHAVA; encoded by the coding sequence GTGATTGAGCTAATGCCATGGACGCAGCGCGAATTCACGTTCGATCAACCGGCTGAAGTGTTTCCTGCAATCCTGGAGCGGTTACGAGGAACACCGGTCCGAGCTGCCGACCTCGCCCTGGGAACACCGGAAGAGGTACTTGGCCAGCGCGTAAACGAACGGTGGTCTGTGAAAGATCACCTTGGCCACATCGCCGATTTGGCTGTGCTGGATGAGCAGCGACTCTGCGAGTATCTGTCTCGTGTGCCGGTGCTTTCCCCCGCCGACCTCGGCAATGGCATCACGGAATCCGGGAATCATCGCGAAACACCGATTCAGGAGGTTCTGCGAAGCATGCGTGAGGGGCGCAACAGATTGGTCGAGAAGCTGGAGCAATTGACAACGGAAGATGTGGCAACCTCAGCGATGCATCCTCGCCTTCAAAAGCCCATGCGCTTGGTGGACTGGGTGCATTTTGTGGCTGAGCACGACGATCATCACTTGGCGAAGGCCAGAAGGATGATAAGGAAAACCGGTCATGCAGTTGCGTGA
- a CDS encoding Lrp/AsnC family transcriptional regulator — protein sequence MKNKGILTDPKNIELLRLLQKNPRAPISKLARKIGMSNPAVKERVLRLEESGILAGFRLELNPNELGYHVTAFVRIRPLPGHLNKVAELAQSIPEITECHRITGEDCFILKLYLRELSNLDRVLDRFLVHGQTTTSIVQSSPVSPRSLPLVSPEV from the coding sequence ATGAAAAATAAAGGGATCTTGACCGACCCCAAGAATATCGAGTTGCTTCGCCTGCTGCAGAAGAATCCGCGGGCACCAATCTCGAAACTTGCCAGAAAAATCGGTATGTCGAACCCGGCCGTGAAGGAACGAGTGCTGCGACTGGAGGAAAGCGGCATCCTGGCGGGGTTTCGACTGGAGTTGAACCCCAATGAGCTTGGATATCATGTCACGGCATTTGTAAGAATCCGCCCGCTTCCCGGACATCTAAATAAGGTTGCAGAGCTTGCACAGTCCATTCCCGAGATCACGGAATGCCACCGCATCACCGGTGAAGACTGCTTCATCCTGAAACTCTATCTAAGGGAGCTTTCCAATCTCGATCGGGTACTGGATCGCTTTCTGGTACACGGGCAAACCACGACCTCGATTGTCCAGTCTTCTCCGGTTTCGCCGCGCAGCCTCCCCCTAGTCAGTCCCGAGGTCTAG
- a CDS encoding LuxR C-terminal-related transcriptional regulator: MENVDITQQDHTNVGLGPTALAAILFGAIAVLIGFDIVADYRSGSQFRHVAIEGLVMALAIAGVATLWRRFRIASQRATELTVDIEAARREAQRYRVEAAEALKGLGEAIEKQFIRWGLTTAEREVGLLLLKGLSHKEISMIRSTTETTIRQQALGVYRKSGVHSRTELSAYFLEDLLLPVQER, translated from the coding sequence ATGGAAAATGTTGACATTACACAGCAAGATCATACGAACGTGGGATTGGGACCAACGGCGTTAGCGGCCATCTTATTCGGAGCGATTGCTGTCCTGATCGGTTTTGATATCGTGGCCGACTACCGGTCAGGCAGCCAGTTCCGCCATGTAGCAATCGAAGGCCTAGTCATGGCCCTGGCGATTGCGGGAGTGGCAACTCTCTGGCGACGCTTTCGGATTGCTAGCCAGCGAGCAACGGAGCTAACCGTCGATATTGAGGCGGCACGTCGGGAGGCGCAACGCTATCGGGTGGAAGCCGCAGAGGCGTTGAAGGGCCTCGGAGAAGCGATCGAGAAGCAGTTCATCCGTTGGGGGCTAACGACTGCTGAGCGTGAAGTAGGTTTGCTGCTATTAAAAGGCCTCAGTCATAAAGAGATCTCGATGATTAGATCCACGACCGAAACGACGATTCGGCAACAGGCGCTCGGGGTATATCGTAAGTCGGGTGTTCATAGCAGGACAGAATTGTCGGCATATTTCCTGGAGGACTTGCTGCTGCCTGTGCAAGAGCGGTAA
- a CDS encoding response regulator — protein sequence MLNPSKSRLSAGGIACAYAVVAALWILFSDLTFEYLGLPPVFQTFKGVGFVLVTASLLFLMIDRLIRQVKHLERELRHSQKLEALGSFAGGITHDFNNLLSIITGYASILEKGAPARSAEAKAAREILNASSRGSLLVQQLLAFSRKQTVITETVDACERVSKFGEVLPRLVGEHIDVQLQCDPQAGAVRVGAGQLEQILMNLAANARDAMKAGGALLVRTSAVEVEESVAALQSVQPGMYVLLEVSDSGTGMTPETRRRLFEPFFTTKPAGTGTGLGLSTVYGIVVQNDGFITCDTTLGKGTSFRVYLPQRECGTDAGEYPVNSPTELCGSETVLLVEDEPALRTLTEHILRTHGYGVLTATNAREALDLARANGQQIDVLLTDIVMPGMNGVDLAREIEQLAPKARIILMSGYSDVALPVNGKAHLIQKPVAPDSLLLQLRNVLDESGAS from the coding sequence ATGTTGAACCCAAGCAAGTCTAGGCTGAGTGCGGGCGGGATCGCTTGCGCCTATGCGGTGGTCGCGGCTCTCTGGATCTTGTTTAGCGATCTGACCTTTGAATACCTGGGACTTCCGCCTGTATTTCAAACCTTCAAAGGCGTCGGGTTTGTGCTCGTAACCGCGTCCTTACTATTTCTGATGATCGATCGCTTGATCCGGCAAGTTAAACATCTTGAAAGGGAACTACGACACTCCCAGAAGCTGGAAGCACTGGGAAGTTTTGCCGGAGGGATAACGCATGACTTCAATAATCTCCTTTCCATTATTACGGGATACGCTTCAATTCTGGAAAAAGGAGCCCCCGCGCGAAGCGCGGAGGCAAAGGCAGCGCGCGAGATTCTGAATGCCTCCAGCCGTGGATCGCTGCTGGTTCAACAGTTGCTTGCGTTCAGCCGCAAGCAGACGGTTATTACAGAAACGGTAGATGCGTGCGAAAGAGTGTCAAAGTTCGGTGAAGTCTTGCCCAGACTCGTGGGAGAGCACATAGATGTCCAACTGCAGTGCGATCCGCAAGCGGGGGCAGTTCGGGTTGGAGCGGGTCAGCTGGAACAAATTTTGATGAACTTGGCAGCCAATGCGAGAGACGCAATGAAGGCAGGCGGCGCGCTCCTCGTCAGGACCTCGGCGGTAGAAGTCGAGGAAAGTGTTGCAGCGTTGCAGAGCGTGCAACCTGGAATGTATGTGCTGCTCGAGGTGAGCGATTCGGGTACCGGAATGACTCCGGAGACAAGAAGGCGGCTATTCGAACCGTTTTTTACCACTAAGCCAGCTGGTACCGGGACCGGATTAGGGTTGTCGACCGTCTATGGAATCGTTGTTCAGAATGATGGGTTTATCACGTGCGACACCACGCTGGGGAAGGGAACCTCGTTCCGAGTTTATCTGCCGCAAAGAGAATGTGGAACTGACGCCGGTGAATACCCTGTGAACTCACCGACCGAACTGTGCGGTAGCGAGACCGTATTGCTGGTGGAAGATGAGCCTGCCCTCCGGACCCTTACCGAACACATTCTAAGAACGCACGGTTATGGTGTGCTCACGGCTACTAACGCACGCGAAGCGCTCGACCTCGCCAGAGCTAACGGGCAACAGATTGACGTGCTGTTGACGGACATCGTCATGCCAGGCATGAATGGCGTCGATCTGGCACGAGAGATTGAGCAACTAGCGCCGAAAGCCCGCATAATTCTCATGTCGGGCTATTCCGATGTTGCTCTGCCCGTGAATGGGAAGGCGCACCTTATTCAGAAGCCTGTGGCGCCAGATTCTCTGTTGCTTCAACTCAGAAACGTTTTAGATGAATCGGGCGCGTCGTAA
- a CDS encoding PLP-dependent aminotransferase family protein: MFVRLQGTGPVSQRIYRGLRSAIVRGLLRPGSRLLSSRSLAQELAVSRKAVARAFERLADEGYITSRVGAGTFVSTTLPETILTFTPEPSPGFRPGKRMVPNFSAQAKRLLDQSPWPPPASRAFRAPLKYDFHYGTPALMDFPQTVWARLIAEQARKLSVTTLYYGSTTGYDPLRQAVADYIRRYRGVNAKDACVVIVNGSQQAMDILIRLFVNPGDRAVIEEPGYQCVRQALVAAGARVIPVPVDNAGLDTSRLPRLKGIRLAYVTPSHQFPLGGILPPERRLALLRWARETDAYVIEDDYDSEFRYDHPPVEAMQALDADGRVIYVGTFSKVLCPGMRIGYIVVPPCLLQPIASFKFLTDFSTPTFEQAVLAEFIKAGHFERHLRKLRLRNARRREVLVQALNQHLGVRAQIAGANAGVHVVVWLDDLSADDIPELCRRAAQVGVGVYPVTPYYLCRPQRAAIMLGYASLTENEIRKAVMLLREVLDEMVRQH; this comes from the coding sequence ATGTTCGTCCGTTTACAGGGCACGGGACCAGTGAGCCAGAGAATATACCGGGGGCTGCGTAGCGCGATCGTGCGCGGTCTGTTGAGGCCAGGCTCTCGTCTCCTCTCCAGCCGCAGCCTGGCGCAGGAACTTGCCGTCTCCCGCAAGGCTGTCGCCCGCGCATTCGAGCGCCTCGCCGACGAGGGCTACATAACCTCTCGGGTGGGCGCGGGTACCTTTGTCTCCACGACGCTGCCCGAAACTATTCTGACCTTTACTCCGGAACCCAGCCCGGGATTCCGTCCTGGCAAACGAATGGTTCCGAATTTCTCTGCGCAAGCCAAACGGCTGCTTGACCAATCACCATGGCCGCCGCCTGCGAGCCGTGCTTTTCGTGCGCCCCTAAAGTACGACTTTCACTACGGCACTCCCGCACTCATGGATTTTCCGCAAACAGTCTGGGCGCGCTTGATCGCCGAGCAAGCGCGCAAGCTTTCGGTCACGACCCTCTATTACGGTAGCACAACAGGCTACGATCCTTTACGCCAGGCGGTGGCCGATTATATCCGCCGTTATCGTGGTGTTAATGCCAAAGACGCCTGCGTGGTCATCGTCAATGGTTCACAGCAGGCCATGGACATCCTTATTCGCCTATTCGTTAACCCGGGTGATCGCGCGGTGATCGAGGAGCCTGGTTATCAGTGCGTCCGTCAGGCGCTGGTTGCGGCAGGCGCCCGCGTTATTCCTGTGCCTGTCGATAACGCCGGCCTTGACACTTCAAGGTTGCCGCGTCTGAAGGGAATTCGACTTGCGTATGTGACGCCGTCCCACCAGTTTCCCTTGGGTGGAATCCTTCCGCCTGAAAGGCGGCTCGCCTTATTACGCTGGGCGCGCGAGACGGACGCCTATGTGATAGAGGACGACTACGACAGTGAGTTTCGCTACGACCATCCTCCCGTCGAAGCCATGCAAGCGCTTGATGCCGACGGGCGGGTGATCTACGTGGGCACGTTCTCGAAAGTGTTGTGCCCCGGCATGCGAATCGGTTATATCGTAGTTCCGCCCTGCCTGCTTCAACCCATTGCCTCCTTCAAGTTTCTGACGGATTTTTCTACTCCGACGTTCGAGCAGGCGGTTCTGGCAGAGTTCATAAAGGCAGGACACTTCGAACGCCATCTGCGGAAGCTGCGCCTGCGCAATGCGCGGCGCCGTGAAGTCCTGGTCCAAGCCCTGAACCAACACTTGGGAGTGCGCGCTCAAATTGCCGGCGCCAACGCAGGAGTGCACGTCGTAGTCTGGTTGGATGATTTATCAGCCGACGATATCCCGGAGTTGTGCCGACGCGCTGCACAAGTGGGCGTGGGCGTGTATCCCGTCACGCCTTATTACCTTTGCCGACCTCAACGCGCCGCCATTATGCTCGGGTATGCTTCGCTTACCGAGAACGAGATTAGAAAAGCTGTCATGCTGCTGCGGGAAGTACTCGACGAAATGGTGAGACAGCATTAA
- a CDS encoding anthrone oxygenase family protein: MQRYATTGGPAEGDSGVKTLYFVTVFLLCLVTGVFWGTWFSLSRSIASIEPDTFLEIGRTMIGNLGGPMRVLMPITLASLFLLSLVLYRQRRKLACVLTVASLLLLLAALIVTLKVNVPIDREIVTWTVTTLPGDWKVIRDRWEFYHGLRTLLSLFAFGSLLAGNVWGFQSGKQQP; this comes from the coding sequence GTGCAGCGCTACGCCACAACCGGAGGACCTGCCGAGGGAGATTCGGGCGTGAAGACTCTGTATTTTGTAACCGTGTTTCTGTTGTGCTTGGTGACGGGTGTGTTCTGGGGTACATGGTTCAGTTTGAGTCGGTCGATTGCATCCATAGAACCAGATACGTTCCTGGAGATCGGCCGTACGATGATTGGAAATCTGGGAGGTCCGATGCGCGTGCTGATGCCCATAACCCTAGCATCCCTTTTCCTGCTCAGTCTTGTTCTCTACCGACAACGAAGAAAACTCGCATGCGTTCTCACCGTGGCCTCTCTGCTTTTGCTCCTCGCAGCTCTGATTGTCACTCTCAAGGTCAACGTGCCAATCGATAGAGAAATTGTGACCTGGACGGTAACGACACTCCCGGGAGACTGGAAAGTCATTCGTGACCGCTGGGAGTTTTATCACGGATTGAGGACGCTCCTATCGCTCTTCGCGTTCGGATCGCTTCTGGCCGGCAACGTCTGGGGCTTTCAGTCCGGCAAACAACAACCTTGA
- a CDS encoding dihydrofolate reductase family protein gives MEPMEGSAVRKLIMWNLMSLDGFVEGPNRDISWHDQVWRTELEQFSLEQGKEIGALLFGRVTYELMAGYWPTAKRTTVSDYMNLLPKYVFSRTLEKVDWENTTLLKGDPAVEVGRLKRGEGKDIFVFGSADLASYLMPLFDEFRIGLAPLLLGSGSPLFKQRGETAKLKLLGTERHSTGVVILRYLQQG, from the coding sequence ATGGAGCCGATGGAAGGGAGCGCCGTGCGTAAACTCATAATGTGGAATTTGATGTCGCTCGATGGTTTCGTTGAAGGACCGAATCGCGACATTTCGTGGCACGATCAGGTCTGGCGTACCGAACTTGAACAGTTCTCCCTTGAGCAAGGGAAAGAAATCGGGGCACTCCTTTTCGGGCGTGTCACCTACGAACTGATGGCCGGTTATTGGCCAACCGCGAAGAGGACCACCGTCTCGGACTATATGAACTTGCTGCCAAAATACGTCTTCTCGCGCACCCTGGAAAAGGTGGACTGGGAGAACACGACACTTCTGAAAGGAGACCCCGCGGTCGAGGTCGGAAGGCTGAAGCGGGGGGAAGGGAAGGATATTTTCGTCTTCGGCAGCGCCGACCTAGCTTCATACCTCATGCCGCTCTTCGACGAGTTCAGGATTGGCCTCGCACCGCTCTTGCTGGGCTCGGGCTCGCCACTCTTCAAGCAGCGGGGTGAAACAGCGAAGCTGAAACTACTCGGTACCGAACGGCATTCCACCGGCGTCGTCATCCTGCGTTACCTACAACAAGGATAA
- a CDS encoding anaerobic sulfatase maturase — protein sequence MGVQCASYMPLPLPFHVIAKPSGSLCNLDCTYCYYLEKEKLYSSEKQFMSSEVLRAYIRQYISAQPTDVIQFSWQGGEPTLLGIDFFREVVNIQREFGAGKKIENVLQTNGVLLDDRWGVFLSEHNFLVGISIDGPRRIHDQYRLDKAGYPTYERVAKAITVLKKHSVTFNTLTVVNRHNASEPLTVYRFLKSIGSEYMQFIPLVERKAPIPGSDGLNLVAPDFEGDAEVTNWSVEPVQFGSFLCTIFDEWVRYDVGRVYVQLFEVALEIWYGLGSRLCAFQEDCGRALVIESCGDVYSCDHFVYPKHKLGNILQQTMAKLASSPKQRAFGATKRDTLPRLCRECDVRFACNGECPKHRFSKTSEGEPGLNYLCPAYKRFFHHIDPYMRFMVSELTVGRAPANVMRMARRNRI from the coding sequence ATGGGCGTACAATGCGCGTCATATATGCCGCTCCCGTTACCCTTTCATGTCATCGCCAAACCCAGCGGATCACTGTGTAATCTTGATTGCACCTACTGCTACTACTTGGAAAAAGAGAAGCTGTATTCCTCTGAAAAGCAATTCATGTCGTCGGAGGTCCTGCGGGCTTACATTCGCCAGTACATATCAGCACAGCCGACAGACGTCATTCAGTTTTCGTGGCAGGGCGGGGAGCCAACCTTGCTCGGGATAGATTTCTTCCGAGAAGTGGTAAACATTCAGCGTGAGTTTGGCGCAGGCAAGAAGATTGAGAACGTCTTACAGACGAACGGCGTTTTGCTGGACGACCGATGGGGAGTGTTTTTGTCAGAACACAACTTCCTCGTCGGCATCTCGATCGATGGCCCGCGTAGAATCCACGACCAGTATCGATTGGACAAAGCCGGGTATCCGACCTATGAACGCGTAGCCAAAGCGATCACAGTGCTCAAGAAGCACTCTGTTACCTTCAATACCCTGACGGTGGTGAATCGACACAATGCCTCAGAGCCACTTACCGTTTATCGATTTCTAAAATCCATCGGAAGCGAGTATATGCAGTTCATCCCGCTGGTTGAGCGGAAAGCGCCCATACCGGGAAGTGACGGCCTGAACTTAGTAGCACCAGATTTCGAAGGAGACGCAGAGGTTACAAACTGGTCTGTGGAACCTGTTCAATTCGGTTCCTTTCTGTGCACGATATTCGACGAATGGGTTCGCTACGACGTTGGCAGAGTTTACGTTCAGCTATTCGAGGTCGCTCTTGAGATCTGGTACGGATTGGGATCACGTTTGTGTGCCTTCCAGGAAGATTGTGGAAGAGCGCTGGTGATCGAGAGTTGCGGTGACGTCTATTCCTGCGATCACTTCGTGTACCCCAAACATAAGCTCGGAAATATCTTGCAGCAAACCATGGCAAAGCTTGCGAGTTCTCCCAAACAGCGCGCGTTCGGGGCAACAAAGCGCGATACCCTGCCGCGATTATGCCGAGAGTGCGACGTGAGGTTCGCCTGCAATGGCGAATGCCCAAAACACCGCTTTTCGAAGACTTCAGAGGGTGAACCGGGACTAAACTACCTCTGTCCTGCCTACAAGCGATTCTTCCACCACATTGATCCTTACATGCGGTTCATGGTTTCGGAGCTGACAGTGGGGCGGGCACCGGCAAACGTCATGAGAATGGCCAGGCGCAACCGAATATAG